One region of Catenuloplanes indicus genomic DNA includes:
- the rsrA gene encoding mycothiol system anti-sigma-R factor codes for MSCGEPHETDCDEVLGEVYLYLDLECADERREVIREHLDECSPCLREFGIEQEVKALVSRCCGDETAPEELRTRLRSKLSELVVEAGTREYLPD; via the coding sequence GTGAGTTGCGGCGAGCCACACGAGACGGACTGCGATGAAGTGCTCGGCGAGGTCTATCTGTACCTGGACCTGGAGTGCGCCGACGAGCGCCGCGAGGTGATCCGCGAGCACCTGGACGAGTGCTCGCCCTGCCTCCGCGAGTTCGGCATCGAGCAGGAGGTGAAGGCGCTGGTGTCCCGCTGCTGCGGCGACGAGACCGCGCCGGAGGAGTTGCGGACCCGCCTTCGTTCGAAGTTGAGCGAGCTGGTCGTCGAGGCCGGCACCCGGGAGTACCTGCCCGACTGA